A genomic stretch from Candidatus Latescibacterota bacterium includes:
- a CDS encoding thioesterase family protein: MPRLQLQPLAAYDFHCELTVRTTDLNYGGHLGNDRLLALVHEARVAFLAAAGLSELDAGGASLIMADAAVVYQGEAFAGDVLRFDMAAREPGRLGFRLCTRVTRVGDRAPVAIVETGLVCFDYRAREARPLAPALRALCVPAGGE; the protein is encoded by the coding sequence ATGCCCCGCCTTCAGCTCCAGCCGCTCGCCGCCTACGACTTCCACTGCGAGCTCACCGTGCGCACCACCGACCTCAACTACGGCGGGCACCTGGGCAACGACCGCCTGCTGGCCCTGGTCCACGAGGCGCGCGTGGCCTTTCTCGCCGCGGCCGGTCTCAGCGAGCTGGACGCCGGCGGCGCCAGCCTGATCATGGCCGACGCGGCGGTCGTCTACCAGGGCGAGGCCTTTGCCGGGGACGTCCTCCGCTTCGACATGGCCGCCCGCGAGCCCGGCCGTCTGGGCTTCCGGCTCTGCACGCGGGTCACGCGAGTCGGCGACCGCGCCCCCGTCGCTATAGTTGAGACGGGGCTCGTCTGCTTCGACTACCGCGCGCGCGAGGCGCGTCCCCTAGCTCCCGCCCTACGCGCGCTTTGCGTGCCCGCCGGCGGTGAGTGA
- a CDS encoding winged helix-turn-helix transcriptional regulator: MPQRLVTLCHRRWALPLLAALHARGGARFVELQRGVGVSAQPLRDNLDALIDGGWLARHGGHGHPLRPEYVLTPAGRPMAAAAASLLSVAEPAGQVDVLTRKWTLPLIAALAAGEARFAALAAALGGVNPRALTLALKQLVAAGLISRHVSAGHPPAVSYALARRAEALRPGLRALLRALAR; this comes from the coding sequence GTGCCCCAGAGGCTCGTCACCCTTTGCCACCGCCGCTGGGCGCTGCCACTGCTGGCGGCGCTGCACGCGCGGGGCGGGGCGCGCTTCGTCGAGCTGCAGCGCGGCGTGGGCGTGAGCGCGCAGCCGCTTCGCGACAATCTCGACGCGCTCATCGACGGGGGCTGGCTGGCACGCCATGGCGGGCACGGCCACCCGCTGCGACCCGAGTACGTGCTCACGCCCGCGGGCAGGCCGATGGCCGCCGCGGCCGCGTCACTGCTGTCCGTCGCGGAGCCCGCGGGCCAGGTGGACGTCCTGACGCGCAAGTGGACCCTCCCCCTGATCGCGGCTCTCGCGGCGGGCGAGGCGCGTTTCGCTGCGCTCGCCGCCGCTCTCGGCGGCGTCAACCCGCGCGCGCTGACGCTCGCGCTGAAGCAGCTCGTGGCCGCGGGGCTGATCAGCCGTCACGTGAGCGCGGGGCACCCGCCGGCCGTGAGCTACGCGCTGGCGCGGCGCGCCGAAGCCCTGCGGCCGGGGCTCCGTGCGCTGCTGCGGGCGCTCGCGCGCTAG
- a CDS encoding VOC family protein, whose product MSTHDSHAPGTFCWVELATSDGDAAKKFYLPLCGWKHRDDPMGPDAVYTMLMVGDRHLGALYTLNEQMRQQGIPPHWGSYVSVADLDASAAKVTSLGGKLLLAPMDVMEFGRMATLQDPTGAVLNLWQPKQHIGAQVLNEPVSLCWNELMTTDTDAAEAFYRGLFDWGAKTSNVPGMKYTEFTQGDRSVAGMMAIGPEMGPVPPNWMLYFAVAAVDDFAKTAGETGAKLIVPPQDIPKVGRFSVIQDPQGAVFGAITLTGA is encoded by the coding sequence ATGTCGACACACGACAGCCACGCGCCCGGCACCTTCTGCTGGGTCGAGCTGGCCACCAGCGACGGCGACGCCGCCAAGAAGTTCTACCTCCCGCTCTGCGGCTGGAAGCATCGCGACGACCCCATGGGCCCGGACGCGGTCTACACCATGCTGATGGTCGGCGACCGCCACCTCGGCGCGCTCTACACGCTGAACGAGCAGATGCGCCAGCAGGGCATCCCGCCGCACTGGGGCAGCTACGTGAGCGTTGCGGACCTGGACGCCAGCGCGGCCAAGGTGACGTCCCTCGGCGGCAAGCTGCTGCTCGCGCCCATGGACGTCATGGAGTTCGGCCGCATGGCCACCCTGCAGGATCCCACGGGCGCGGTGCTGAACCTGTGGCAGCCGAAGCAGCACATCGGCGCGCAGGTGCTGAACGAGCCGGTGTCGCTGTGCTGGAACGAGCTCATGACCACCGACACCGACGCCGCCGAGGCCTTCTACCGCGGCCTCTTCGACTGGGGCGCGAAGACCAGCAACGTGCCGGGCATGAAGTACACCGAGTTCACGCAGGGCGATCGCTCGGTGGCCGGCATGATGGCCATCGGTCCCGAAATGGGCCCGGTCCCGCCGAACTGGATGCTCTACTTCGCCGTCGCGGCCGTGGACGACTTCGCCAAGACGGCGGGCGAGACCGGCGCCAAGCTGATCGTGCCGCCGCAGGACATCCCCAAGGTCGGACGCTTCTCGGTGATCCAGGATCCCCAGGGCGCGGTCTTCGGCGCCATCACCCTGACCGGCGCCTAG
- a CDS encoding VOC family protein — MSAAIRYKGDVTLSFGVTSLDAAIDWYQQVLGFTLLYRLDDMGWCELQGPDKNITVGLGVREEVKPGGGSVPVWGVLDIAEARAALEARQVRFDGDTVEIPNMVKLATFFDPDGNAMMLVESLPKA; from the coding sequence ATGAGCGCAGCCATCCGCTACAAGGGCGACGTGACGCTGTCCTTCGGCGTCACCAGCCTCGACGCCGCCATCGACTGGTACCAGCAGGTGCTGGGCTTCACCCTGCTCTACCGTCTCGACGACATGGGCTGGTGCGAGCTGCAGGGCCCCGACAAGAACATCACCGTGGGTCTCGGGGTGCGGGAGGAAGTGAAGCCCGGCGGCGGGTCCGTTCCCGTCTGGGGCGTGCTCGACATCGCCGAGGCGCGCGCTGCGCTCGAGGCCAGGCAGGTGCGCTTCGACGGCGACACCGTGGAGATCCCGAACATGGTGAAGCTCGCCACCTTCTTCGATCCCGACGGCAACGCCATGATGCTCGTCGAGAGCCTGCCGAAGGCCTGA
- a CDS encoding RNA polymerase sigma factor: protein MSRYEDMDDHELARRFLDGERWTFDVLMQRHERRIHRLALGMLGDADAADDVTQETFIKAFRSLASFQFRSQFGTWLHRIAVNLCLSRLRSSRRHPLVALGDVVRSLRSGRGRPAEDLARKDLAARIEAAVAALPPKQRAVFLLRHREGLAYAEIAAALDRSEGGVRANYFQALQKLKRELSDHEDALDDPS from the coding sequence GTGAGCCGTTACGAGGACATGGACGATCACGAACTCGCGCGGCGCTTCCTGGACGGTGAGCGATGGACCTTCGACGTACTGATGCAGCGCCACGAGCGACGGATCCATCGACTGGCCCTGGGGATGCTGGGCGACGCGGACGCGGCGGACGACGTCACGCAGGAGACCTTCATCAAGGCCTTCCGCTCGCTGGCGAGCTTCCAGTTCCGTTCGCAGTTCGGCACCTGGCTGCATCGCATCGCGGTGAACCTCTGTCTCAGCCGCCTGCGCTCGTCGCGGCGGCATCCGCTGGTGGCCCTGGGCGACGTGGTCCGCAGCCTGCGCTCGGGACGGGGCCGGCCGGCCGAGGACCTGGCGCGCAAGGACCTCGCGGCGCGCATCGAGGCCGCCGTGGCCGCGCTGCCGCCGAAGCAGCGGGCGGTGTTCCTGCTGCGGCATCGCGAGGGACTGGCCTACGCGGAGATCGCCGCGGCGCTGGACCGCAGCGAGGGCGGCGTGAGAGCCAACTACTTTCAAGCGCTGCAGAAGCTCAAACGGGAGCTGAGTGACCATGAAGACGCGCTCGACGACCCCAGCTAG
- a CDS encoding T9SS type A sorting domain-containing protein — MARVACLLIAFGAIAAGAAQAATLTVQADGLGDYPTIQAGVDAALPGDTVLLAPGVYMGGGNVNVSYLGKGITVTSEDSDPATCIIDCQAEVRSPARGFTFDSGEDESAVLSCVTVREGMQLGGAVYCEGSSPTIERCIFLNNTATDVASYYLGGALMCYMAAPLIRDCEFIGNEAIWGGAIGGLSSTVHVLDCGFEGNTGGLGGAFYLDHDQGSKIQGCSINGGSADLGAGLWIRDATGTTISETMFLDNVAELGGGAIRCQFGGDAVVSQCLISSNSATQYGGGISCFKSSPRIVASTIVENFSALGAGLSVAGDSTTVAEMCVIAFNAGGSGLHGINGASVAMSCSDVFGNEGGNVGGELSDQTGLYGNISENPLFCDFDDRNFTLAEGSPCLPGGNDCSVQIGAFGMGCTWTGVEEASPPYPMLGANYPNPFNPSTTIPFSLDAPATVSVSVLDVTGRLVTTLAREQDYPAGRHELLWAGRDGVGRAMPSGVYLYRLETPAGATARPMLLVK, encoded by the coding sequence GTGGCCAGAGTCGCCTGCCTGTTAATTGCCTTCGGCGCCATTGCCGCCGGCGCAGCCCAGGCCGCGACTCTCACCGTCCAGGCCGACGGCCTCGGCGACTACCCGACTATCCAGGCGGGCGTCGACGCAGCGTTGCCTGGAGACACCGTGCTTCTTGCGCCTGGGGTGTACATGGGCGGCGGCAATGTGAACGTCAGCTACCTTGGCAAGGGCATTACCGTGACCTCGGAGGACAGCGATCCCGCGACCTGTATCATCGACTGTCAGGCGGAGGTACGCAGTCCGGCACGTGGATTCACATTCGACTCTGGCGAAGACGAAAGCGCAGTTCTGTCCTGTGTGACAGTCCGAGAGGGGATGCAACTCGGTGGTGCCGTCTACTGTGAGGGCTCAAGCCCGACCATTGAACGCTGCATCTTCCTGAACAACACTGCAACAGATGTCGCCAGTTACTACCTGGGCGGGGCGCTGATGTGCTACATGGCCGCGCCACTGATCCGCGACTGTGAGTTCATCGGCAACGAAGCCATCTGGGGCGGTGCCATTGGCGGCCTCTCGTCTACTGTGCATGTCCTCGACTGTGGGTTCGAAGGGAACACAGGCGGATTGGGAGGGGCCTTTTACCTTGACCACGACCAAGGTTCCAAGATCCAAGGTTGCTCGATCAATGGAGGGAGTGCCGATTTGGGTGCCGGGCTCTGGATAAGGGATGCTACGGGTACGACCATAAGTGAGACCATGTTTTTGGACAATGTCGCGGAGTTGGGTGGCGGGGCGATCCGATGCCAGTTTGGCGGGGACGCCGTCGTCTCCCAGTGTCTCATCAGTAGCAACTCCGCAACTCAGTACGGCGGCGGAATCTCCTGCTTCAAGTCTTCGCCGAGGATTGTGGCCAGCACAATTGTTGAAAACTTCTCTGCCCTTGGCGCAGGGCTATCCGTGGCCGGAGACAGCACCACGGTCGCGGAGATGTGCGTGATCGCGTTCAACGCTGGCGGAAGCGGGCTCCACGGGATCAACGGGGCTAGCGTAGCGATGTCCTGCTCAGACGTCTTCGGCAATGAAGGTGGAAATGTCGGCGGTGAATTGAGCGACCAGACGGGTCTCTACGGAAACATCAGTGAGAATCCGCTCTTCTGTGACTTCGATGACAGGAACTTCACGCTAGCAGAAGGCTCACCCTGCCTTCCCGGGGGCAACGACTGCAGCGTGCAGATAGGCGCCTTCGGGATGGGCTGCACGTGGACAGGTGTTGAAGAAGCCTCGCCACCATACCCGATGCTCGGCGCCAACTACCCCAACCCCTTCAACCCCAGCACGACGATCCCCTTCAGCCTGGATGCACCGGCAACCGTCAGCGTGTCGGTCCTCGATGTGACCGGGCGCCTCGTGACAACCCTGGCTCGCGAGCAGGACTACCCGGCCGGTCGCCATGAGCTGCTTTGGGCCGGGCGGGATGGTGTTGGGAGGGCGATGCCGTCAGGCGTCTACCTCTACCGCCTAGAGACGCCAGCTGGGGCCACGGCCAGGCCGATGCTGCTGGTGAAGTGA
- a CDS encoding HmuY family protein — MKLVRLLPLLLMLTVLSMGCSDDSLGPTGDNNNTNPAITTTDNGDGTFTTVVDAGYLDADHYVYLSFATGEETTPDTPENSADWDMAFKFANILVNGGANGTGGVGIVAYDDAGFAALTAAPNAVYLTDSGEDDPGQCFNTGQGWYTYSGPPDHDFSINADRYYVLRLTDGSYIKFQMTAFVDGAGTPGYPTFTWAPIAGDFPVMTAQVGNIEYQTLVAATSPSAWVYFSFGSGLEATPANPADSDEYDLAFSYASVALNGGANGTGGVEVMAMDDAGYDALTQAPAGSYATDGASDLAFDVAGGWYTYSGPPDHIFSINPDRYYVVHAVDGNYYKLRMTTFRNPAGDAGYPGFEWDMVDPPLQP; from the coding sequence ATGAAGCTCGTCCGCCTGTTGCCGCTTCTCCTGATGCTCACCGTGCTGAGCATGGGCTGCAGCGACGACTCGCTCGGCCCCACGGGCGACAACAACAACACCAACCCCGCGATCACCACCACCGACAACGGCGATGGCACCTTCACCACCGTCGTCGACGCCGGCTATCTCGACGCTGACCACTACGTCTACCTGAGCTTCGCCACGGGCGAGGAGACGACGCCGGACACGCCCGAGAACAGCGCGGACTGGGACATGGCCTTCAAGTTCGCCAACATCCTCGTGAACGGCGGCGCCAACGGCACCGGCGGCGTGGGCATCGTGGCCTACGACGACGCCGGTTTCGCCGCCCTCACCGCCGCGCCCAACGCGGTCTATCTCACCGACAGCGGCGAGGACGACCCCGGCCAGTGCTTCAACACCGGCCAGGGCTGGTACACGTACAGCGGCCCGCCCGACCACGACTTCAGCATCAACGCCGATCGCTACTACGTCCTGCGCCTGACCGACGGCAGCTACATCAAGTTCCAGATGACGGCCTTCGTCGACGGCGCCGGCACGCCCGGCTACCCCACCTTCACCTGGGCGCCCATCGCGGGCGACTTCCCGGTGATGACGGCCCAGGTCGGCAACATCGAGTACCAGACCCTCGTGGCGGCCACGTCGCCGAGCGCGTGGGTCTACTTCAGCTTCGGCAGCGGCCTCGAGGCGACGCCCGCGAACCCGGCCGACTCCGACGAGTACGACCTGGCCTTCAGCTACGCGAGCGTCGCGCTCAATGGCGGCGCCAACGGCACGGGCGGCGTCGAGGTCATGGCCATGGACGACGCCGGCTATGACGCCCTCACCCAGGCCCCGGCCGGCAGCTACGCCACCGACGGCGCCAGCGACCTCGCCTTCGACGTCGCCGGCGGCTGGTACACTTACAGCGGCCCGCCCGACCACATCTTCAGCATCAACCCGGACCGCTACTACGTGGTTCACGCGGTCGACGGCAACTACTACAAGCTGCGCATGACGACCTTCCGCAACCCCGCGGGCGACGCCGGCTACCCCGGCTTCGAGTGGGACATGGTGGATCCTCCCCTGCAGCCCTAG
- a CDS encoding DUF4384 domain-containing protein: MTATKTLTLALVTALLGAGPTLAATVTPHDAPPADPVEMDVWLDHEDGAVYRDGQRLQIEFRTSADAYVAIYNVDSMGEVNLLYPRYGDTQWVPGGRVLSIPAQNAGYDLVVDGPKGIEYVVGVASRYPLQLSVLEPDTSNWNKPAGLGLRITGDPSDAIWEINEQLTWNGEGREPEGYASDVAYFYTREQVPYPRYLVYDWYPERYWDPYWDPYVSVHLWFDWHWNNHWCSARWYHWGHRPSYDHWYRVSDHGPRERWKSVHEVYKPSDFVRSKPTRPPVALRDEPRSGKPTRAPSVVRPPRVPSSRGDIRVDDRPSRNEDRTSTRTSRKGDRPSARPDKPREESKPKARPEKPREESRPKAKPESKPEPKPQAKPEQRQERKQESKPASKPEQKPDSRPKRR; the protein is encoded by the coding sequence ATGACCGCCACCAAGACACTGACACTCGCACTGGTCACCGCGCTCCTGGGCGCGGGGCCGACCCTGGCCGCCACGGTGACTCCGCACGACGCGCCGCCCGCCGATCCGGTGGAGATGGACGTCTGGCTCGACCACGAGGACGGCGCCGTCTACCGCGACGGCCAGCGCCTGCAGATCGAGTTCCGCACCAGCGCGGACGCCTACGTGGCCATCTACAACGTGGACAGCATGGGGGAGGTGAACCTTCTCTACCCGCGCTACGGCGACACGCAGTGGGTGCCGGGCGGCCGCGTGCTGAGCATCCCTGCGCAGAACGCCGGCTACGACCTGGTCGTGGACGGACCCAAGGGCATCGAGTACGTGGTGGGCGTGGCCTCGCGCTACCCGCTGCAGCTCTCGGTGCTGGAGCCGGACACGTCCAACTGGAACAAGCCGGCCGGACTCGGGCTGCGCATCACGGGCGACCCCAGCGACGCGATCTGGGAGATCAACGAGCAGCTCACCTGGAACGGCGAGGGCCGCGAGCCCGAGGGCTATGCCAGCGACGTCGCCTACTTCTACACTCGCGAGCAGGTGCCCTACCCGCGCTATCTCGTCTACGACTGGTATCCCGAGCGCTACTGGGACCCGTACTGGGATCCCTACGTGAGCGTCCACCTGTGGTTCGACTGGCACTGGAACAACCACTGGTGCTCCGCGCGCTGGTATCACTGGGGCCACCGGCCGTCCTACGACCACTGGTATCGGGTGAGCGACCACGGGCCGCGGGAGCGCTGGAAGAGCGTCCACGAGGTGTACAAGCCCAGCGACTTCGTGCGCAGCAAGCCCACGCGGCCGCCGGTCGCCCTGCGCGACGAGCCCCGCAGCGGCAAGCCCACCCGGGCGCCGAGCGTGGTGCGTCCGCCGCGGGTGCCCAGCTCGCGCGGGGACATCCGCGTGGATGACCGCCCCAGCCGCAACGAGGACCGGACGAGCACCCGGACCAGCCGCAAGGGCGACCGTCCCAGCGCGCGCCCCGACAAGCCGCGCGAGGAGTCCAAGCCCAAGGCCCGGCCCGAGAAGCCGCGCGAGGAGTCGCGTCCCAAGGCCAAGCCCGAGTCGAAGCCGGAGCCCAAGCCGCAGGCGAAGCCCGAGCAGCGCCAGGAGCGCAAGCAGGAGTCCAAGCCCGCGAGCAAGCCCGAGCAGAAGCCGGACTCGCGCCCCAAGCGCCGTTAG
- a CDS encoding 4Fe-4S dicluster domain-containing protein, with protein sequence MTQDRRDFLKTLGLVGLGGALPSGALASHATRSHDQDVGVLVDSTYCVGCRKCEWACRDSNGMDNLPIEDYANAGTLPGARRPDAGLHTVVNAYPNPDGENPRFVKFQCMHCLEPACASACIVGALKKTDGGPVHYDASKCIGCRYCMVACPFQIPTYEYDRALAPRVMKCTLCFERTMERGERPACVSICPEGCLIYGTREELLDYARARIAQKPERYHDHIYGEHEAGGTSWLYLAAAPLTTLGFPELEDVAPGHYTERVQHGVFKNFFPPLALYALLGGIMWLNKRQGGEE encoded by the coding sequence ATGACCCAAGATCGACGCGACTTCCTGAAGACACTGGGGCTCGTGGGACTGGGCGGCGCCCTGCCGTCCGGCGCGCTGGCGAGCCACGCCACCCGCTCGCACGACCAGGACGTGGGCGTCCTCGTCGACAGCACCTACTGCGTGGGCTGTCGCAAGTGCGAGTGGGCCTGCCGCGACAGCAACGGCATGGACAACCTGCCCATCGAGGACTACGCGAACGCGGGCACGCTGCCCGGCGCCCGTCGCCCCGACGCCGGCCTCCACACCGTGGTGAACGCTTACCCCAACCCGGACGGCGAGAACCCGCGCTTCGTCAAGTTCCAGTGCATGCACTGCCTGGAGCCGGCCTGCGCCTCCGCGTGCATCGTCGGCGCGCTGAAGAAGACCGACGGCGGCCCCGTGCACTACGACGCGTCCAAGTGCATCGGCTGCCGCTACTGCATGGTGGCCTGCCCCTTCCAGATCCCCACCTACGAGTACGACCGCGCCCTCGCGCCCCGCGTCATGAAGTGCACGCTCTGCTTCGAGCGCACCATGGAGCGCGGCGAGCGCCCGGCCTGCGTGAGCATCTGCCCCGAAGGCTGCCTGATCTACGGCACGCGGGAAGAGCTGCTGGACTACGCGCGCGCGCGCATCGCCCAGAAGCCCGAGCGCTACCACGATCACATCTACGGCGAGCACGAGGCGGGCGGCACCAGCTGGCTCTACCTCGCCGCCGCGCCGCTCACGACGCTGGGCTTTCCCGAGCTGGAGGACGTCGCGCCCGGCCACTACACCGAGCGGGTGCAGCACGGCGTCTTCAAGAACTTCTTCCCGCCGCTGGCGCTCTACGCGCTGCTGGGCGGGATCATGTGGCTCAACAAACGGCAAGGAGGCGAGGAATGA
- a CDS encoding TonB-dependent receptor, translated as MNARRWLPVLLTLLPATALAANADGDSLPAPSPTRSDYVALDDSTYIPMYQLDTVVVTGSRTEQRLADVTVATELIQREDLERSGAVDLADFLDKQAGVVVSHSIFGSGVQLQGLGSEYVLVLVDGERVLGRKGGVIDLSRYATDNIERIEVVKGNQSALYGADAIGGVINIITRGSRHPLEMDFHGDFGEGGNRDLGASLGYRGKAWTSRFTGSWDEADPYDINTADPETSVDGFKELSFANHSEWQLGERSKFKGQASYISRDQNGIDGGTTASPAVFDRSNSTEVFSVSMGPDIHAASGNRTRASLQFSFYLDQYLEDQRLSNELDQYQETRQRLLHGSAQHDRLLPARNLLSTGVEAFQEWIETERLEDGQSDRERLGVFLQDQWEHGDRGQFKLIGGLRMDYDSQFGSHFTPKLSLRRDLTESLILRGGVGEGFRAPDFKELYVYFAHPAVGYVVYGNPDLEPEVSRSANLGLEWRSNQGFWFSVNGFYHDFDNLIQGLITDELVGGLNKAVYVNVARATIRGAEATLRLRPLPPLECELSYAFLDSRDQDTGSILDGRPRHRGTVNLDYRFVRLDADLSLRASLVGSRAFTEETSGVETTKADPYALLDLRLRKNLGTHLGLSFGMNNVTDAGDHDYLRVPPRRLFAGFHIRRNHS; from the coding sequence ATGAACGCGCGACGCTGGCTCCCCGTCCTCCTCACGCTGCTTCCCGCCACCGCCCTCGCGGCCAACGCCGACGGCGACTCGCTGCCGGCCCCGTCGCCCACGCGGTCCGACTACGTGGCCCTGGACGACAGCACCTACATCCCCATGTACCAGCTCGACACGGTGGTGGTCACGGGCTCGCGCACGGAGCAGCGCCTGGCGGACGTGACCGTGGCCACCGAGCTCATCCAGCGCGAGGATCTCGAGCGCTCCGGCGCCGTGGACCTGGCCGACTTCCTCGACAAGCAGGCCGGCGTGGTGGTGAGCCACAGCATCTTCGGCAGCGGCGTGCAGCTGCAGGGCCTGGGCAGCGAGTACGTGCTGGTGCTGGTGGACGGCGAGCGCGTCCTCGGCCGCAAGGGCGGCGTGATCGACCTGTCGCGCTACGCCACGGACAACATCGAGCGCATCGAGGTGGTCAAGGGCAACCAGTCGGCGCTCTACGGCGCGGACGCCATCGGCGGCGTGATCAACATCATCACCCGTGGCAGCCGCCACCCGCTGGAGATGGACTTCCACGGCGACTTCGGCGAGGGCGGCAACCGCGACCTGGGCGCGAGTCTCGGCTACCGCGGCAAGGCCTGGACCAGCCGCTTCACCGGCAGCTGGGACGAGGCCGACCCCTACGACATCAACACGGCCGACCCCGAGACCAGCGTCGACGGCTTCAAGGAGTTGAGCTTCGCCAACCACAGCGAGTGGCAGCTCGGCGAGCGCAGCAAGTTCAAGGGGCAGGCGAGTTACATCTCCCGCGATCAGAACGGCATCGACGGCGGCACCACCGCCTCGCCCGCCGTCTTCGATCGCAGCAACAGCACCGAGGTCTTCAGCGTCTCGATGGGCCCGGACATCCACGCCGCCAGCGGCAACCGCACCCGCGCCAGCCTGCAGTTCAGCTTCTACCTGGACCAGTACCTCGAAGACCAGCGCCTCTCCAACGAACTGGACCAGTACCAGGAGACGCGCCAGCGCCTGCTGCACGGCTCCGCGCAGCACGACCGCCTGCTGCCGGCGCGCAACCTGCTCTCCACGGGCGTCGAGGCCTTCCAGGAGTGGATCGAGACCGAGCGCCTCGAAGACGGCCAGAGCGACCGCGAGCGCCTCGGCGTCTTCCTGCAGGACCAGTGGGAACACGGCGACCGCGGCCAGTTCAAGCTCATCGGCGGCCTGCGCATGGACTACGACTCGCAGTTCGGCTCGCACTTCACGCCGAAGCTCAGCCTCCGCCGCGACCTCACCGAGTCGCTGATCCTGCGCGGCGGCGTGGGCGAAGGCTTCCGCGCCCCCGACTTCAAGGAGCTCTACGTCTACTTCGCGCACCCGGCCGTGGGCTACGTGGTCTACGGCAACCCGGACCTGGAGCCCGAGGTCAGCCGCAGCGCGAACCTCGGCCTCGAGTGGCGCAGCAACCAGGGCTTCTGGTTCTCGGTGAACGGCTTCTATCACGACTTCGACAATCTCATCCAGGGCCTGATCACCGACGAGCTCGTCGGCGGCCTGAACAAGGCCGTCTACGTGAACGTCGCGCGCGCCACGATCCGCGGCGCCGAGGCGACGCTGCGCCTTCGCCCGCTGCCGCCGCTCGAGTGCGAGCTCAGCTACGCCTTCCTCGACAGCCGCGATCAGGACACGGGGTCCATCCTCGACGGCCGCCCCCGCCACCGCGGCACCGTGAACCTGGACTATCGCTTCGTGCGCCTGGACGCCGACCTCTCCCTGCGCGCCTCGCTCGTGGGCTCGCGCGCCTTCACGGAGGAGACCAGCGGCGTCGAGACCACCAAGGCCGATCCCTACGCCCTGCTCGACCTGCGCCTGCGCAAGAACCTGGGCACGCACCTGGGTCTGTCGTTCGGGATGAACAACGTCACCGACGCCGGCGACCACGACTACCTGCGGGTCCCGCCGCGACGTCTCTTCGCGGGATTCCACATTCGTCGCAACCACTCGTGA
- a CDS encoding DUF456 domain-containing protein gives MWQDVLRIVGLIGLDLGLVVCLLLVPLGVPGNFIMIGLALLAAWIGGFQSIGWLALVLMLAAAVLGEVVEALLGSAMARRFGASWWGVGGAFVGGIVGAMLGSAVIPLLGTLVGAFLGAAAGAVALEAWHARKVDQGALRAGWGAFLGKLLASLFKMSIGMGIAAWIVLRTH, from the coding sequence ATGTGGCAGGACGTGCTGCGGATCGTCGGCCTGATCGGGCTCGATCTGGGGCTCGTGGTCTGCCTGCTGCTCGTCCCCCTGGGCGTGCCGGGGAACTTCATCATGATCGGCCTCGCGCTGCTGGCGGCGTGGATCGGCGGGTTCCAGTCCATCGGCTGGCTGGCGCTGGTGCTGATGCTCGCGGCGGCGGTGCTCGGCGAGGTGGTGGAGGCGCTGCTGGGCTCGGCGATGGCGCGGCGCTTCGGCGCGTCGTGGTGGGGCGTGGGCGGCGCGTTCGTGGGCGGGATCGTCGGCGCGATGCTCGGGTCGGCGGTGATCCCGCTGCTCGGAACGCTGGTGGGGGCCTTCCTCGGCGCGGCCGCCGGCGCGGTGGCGCTGGAGGCCTGGCACGCGCGCAAGGTGGACCAGGGCGCGCTGCGCGCCGGCTGGGGCGCCTTCCTGGGCAAGCTGCTCGCGTCGCTGTTCAAGATGTCCATCGGCATGGGCATCGCCGCGTGGATCGTCCTGCGCACGCATTGA